GACCTTCTCCATTGTATACAAAGAGAAAGATTTGTGAAACAGCCGCTTTAGATGGCTGGAACTTCACTGGACACGCTCAACTCACCGGGAGCTGAGGTCTGCAACTGACATCAAAACCATTGAACCAagattcaaaacaaacaaacaaacaaacgaacaaacaaaagaaaatcagcAATGAGGTTTTTAGAGGAAGGTGAAACTATTTGCCTCACCCTTGATCTGCAGCTTGGCAGTGGACCAGTTCAGCTTACTCTCAGCTCCGTCGTCAGAAAGGACTCGACacaaacttttaaaaaacattaggACACGTCAGTCctaaaacacattcaaatatCACACACACTTGTCTTCGGTGTCTCTCCCCCCcctgtcctcctcctcctcctcctcttcctcctttttgagcCTCTCGTTTGATtctgaaatattaaaacatatatTTGGACGTTTTGCTTCTTCATTGTGAACCTCCATAATTCCACTCTAGCTCTGTCCTCATCCTTCCTTTCTTTCCTTCCTCGCCTCTTTCCTTTTAACCCACTTTTTGCGGGTTGGTAGCACGTACACCTTGCTCATAGGTGATTCGCTGGCTGATCAGATACTGCGCCGCTTGTGTAGCCGCTGGCGACCCTGTTATGGTGACTTTACGGTTCCGAGTACCGGGAATGAACTCTCCCTTTTTGGAGATCTGGATGCGAGCCCCTGTTAGCTCCTGGTACTCTACCAGCGTTTTTCCTCCTTTTCCCAAAATTGCACCCACCAGATTCTCAGGTACGGCGATTTCGACCACGTCCTTGGCTCCGTCTGTCAGCTTCTCTGTCGCTAATAGGGAGGAGGCCATCAGTGGGGATGAAGCGTTTAGGTAGCCATTGGAAGCACCTGTAGCAGCTGCGAGAGAACCTAGGGAGAAACCACCAAGCCCTGTCACAGGGTGGCCGGCGCTGCCGGAGGCATCACTAGCGTAGGAGGCTAGGAGATTAGCCGCGGCGGCGGCTGCCGGGTTAGCACTAGCTGCTACCGCAGCAAGGACACCAGAGGCCGCTGCGGGGTTAAGGCCCAGGCCCAGGGTGTTGGTGTTGTAGCCGTAGCTGGCCAGTGTGTTGAGGGCCGACGTGATGGCCAGGAGGTCATTGCCGGAGAAGCTAGACATGGTAGCGGGGAAGGCACCCATTCCTGTCAAGCCGGCCTGGCCCAGAAGGCTGGAGGCAGTAGCAGCTGCCGCAGCTGCGTTAGGCATCACCTCGGCTGTGTTAGCATAGGGCGATCCGGTGGGGTTGGAGTTGGCAACTGGGCCGGAGACGTTGGAATAACTGATGTTGAGGCAGCTGCTGCTCTGAGGGTCTTCCTGGATTTTTTGTACTATGATTTCCACCGCCTTACGGTTCTGCTCGGGCTCACCACTGATTGTGACCACTCGCTCCTGTAAGTTGATGCCCTCCGGCTTCTGCGAGAGCTGCACCCATGCCCCGGACTGCTCCATCACCGCCTTGACTGTGGCTCCTCCCTTGCCAATAATGAGCCCAGCTGTGCTGTTGGGCACAATCAGTTTGGCCTGCGGAAAAATATGAATCATGTACAGTGCGTTGCAGCGGGAAATGAAAAGAGCCTTTTAACATCATAAGCAGAACAGGGAACACTCTGACAGACTCAGTCGGAGTGATGCCAGCGCTCGTTTTACTCGGCGATTTTTTAATCCTAGGGGTTTAAGCTACAGCTGTCACGGGGCTCTTGTCTTGCTATGAAAAACTGTAGGTAAAAATAACCACATAACCTCACTTTTTCCAGACCTTGCCAGCTTCTGGGTCATGGCCCAGAGAATAAGTAACAGTGGTAACTAATAAACAAGGTGAACGGGAAATGAAATGTGCCAAATACACAACACAACTAAAGTGTACACAATGATGGACGACATGACAACAAACCCAAAGACCAGACTAAAATATCTCAATTGGTCCCACGTGGGTGCCTGCAGAGTAAATCAAGATCCAGTGTCTGGTTTAAGTGTTTGTTCTAACGGAATCTGATATATGCTAATGCAAACTAAGGGATCTGTTACAAGATTTTACACTCAAACTGCCTGTTTTTCAACAGTCAGTAAACTACTGATTGGGTAAGTATGCAGCCGTTACCCATTCCTATCATGCAGGATCGAGCACAACCTTTCATCTGGCATAtacttgttttaaatttgttctTTCCAGGGCATTTTGGTGCcaaattttttgaaaaataagccTTCACTTCTGTAGTGTTTACACAACCCAGAGTGACGGCCTCATATAAGCACTTTGTTGCATCCGTTTCGCTTAGACAATTAACTCTGAAATTGAAATGTTGTATTTGGATGATTTCAAGTTTGAAGGGTTGGGGTGTAAAATGTCCTTCAATTTTGGAACGATTGATGGTTTTGCTATATGGGCCACACACCTGTTTGATACGGTCAGGGTTGACTGTGGTCTGTGGTTGTAGTATGCTGACTGGTTCTGGCTTCTGTGCGCTCTGGGGCATCTCTCGGACTTTCTCGGCAATGAAATTGTGGACGCCATTGAGGGCTTCGACTGTACCCTGTATCAGACAGACACGCTCTGTTGTTCCTGCAATGACAGCGGGAGAGAATAAACAAACATGATCAATAAGCTCTGAAAGAATTCACGGTAGTAATTTGCCTAAATCTACATTTATATGAAGACTTTCTGGCAATGAAAATTGTTCCTTGACATTGCCTCGCACCCCATCAATGCAATCTACAGAGAAACAGCTGAAAGAAAGTAGCATGCTTGGTTAGTGAGTCAAAGGAGGGGGTATGTGGTGGGGGTCCACTTCAGTGATGTAACGCATTCACCACACTAACATTGAGTCTTGCCTTGGAAATCGAAGTGGCTCAAAAAGTTCTCGGGTTCTTTTTCTGCCTATATTATTCAAGAACTTATTTACATTGGTCCGGCTACAATCGGTGAGATTATACTCCcaaaattccactttttgtCTGTACATCATTGTATCTTCTTGCATGCTTTCAAAAGGAAATAGTAGGAGTGAACCCACCCCAAGAATACCGTTTGGAGAATATTCAGCTTTGCTGTTGAACTTTACTTTACTTGAGGGAATACTGCAAGTTAGCTAATCTCTTTTAAAAAATCTCTTTCATTAACGTGGTGATCTATCCACCTTcgactaaaaaataaaagcagtgtGGTAATACCTTAAACCCACATTTTACATGATGAAATAAGAGTaggttttgtttcttttttcacatttggacTAATTTACTTGCAAATCCAATTCCAGTGAAGTTGGGTCATTGTGTAATGAATAATACCATGGCTTTGAAATCCTTGTCAACCTGTATAAAATCAAGTGTATTAGTAGTAGGGAGCTGATCCCACAGCACATTTAGATAAATAGCCATTCACACACATCTTTGAGCAGGTTATAGTTTTAattgaataaaatgttttttcctatATGGGAATAAGATAGAGTGGCATCAAAATAACTACGCAAACCGGGGTGAATATACAATTTCCACACTGGAAGCCCCGATTCCAgtcccaaaactgtgaggcaaatACACACATCAGATGACTTTGCTGCTGTGACAttataattcaaataaaatttaaCCCAAAGGCAAATAAAAGTCCAGAACCAGAATGTGTCACAGGCAAAAAGGGTCATTGTGGCTCTACAAGCTCATGCTTCCCAATGGTTCTTTTTTAGTTAgggtttattgaggtgatgagttaaaaaaagagaaataaaaagtaTTACCAAGAATATAATTGAACAAGCTTCTATTTGAAAGACAATCCTAACTCTGTAAATCTTCTATCACATTGCAATTTGCACTGTCGACAAAATTAAGATGAAGAACAGAACAAAGCTGCTGTAAATGAAAGGTAATCTCACCTGACCTATTAAATCATTCACTCTCACTCAAGGGTCCTCAACCACCCGTGCCACTTGGTATTAGCTACAAGAGAAATAATTATTCCAGTTCGGCACTCAAGTATGGACATCAGAAGCCAACGGGATGCTGCACCTCAGGGTTTCCAAAAAAAGATGCCCAATCTGTCAACACTGCTGCATCTAGGCACTGACTGCCCATGCACTCGTCATAAAACAAATACGGAAATTCACTTTGAATACGATTTAGAAAGATTTTTTCCCCAGCAGTGCTGCGGAGGAATCAGCACACTGTGCGGATAACCCAACACCAACGGTCAAGTGTGCTTGGCATAAAGACCCCAAAGAAGCCACTGTAACAACACTTACTTTAGTAAATTACAGCTAATAATAATACTTCTACTTTGCTCTCATTTGTTCTCACTTAACCTTTGGACAAGTTAATGCTTAGATGAATACAGTATCATCAACATCTCATCGGAGTTACTACGCTTCTTAAGAAGATTAATTGCATGTTTACATAATTTGAGTATTGGCTGTAGTTATTATGGATTATGGTCAAAATAAAAGGTCTACTACAAAGGAGTCGATTTAGGCAGCCATCCAAACACGAGGAATGCCGAATGGCAAATAAGTGGGCAAAGAATTAAATGTCTAAAGCGTTTGGAACCGCGGAGACGAACAGTTGGTGTTGTTGCACCTGCTCGTAATTTATGAAGTGATAAAGAGGCAGAGGGAAGTACTCCAAAGCAGGCTTTTAACCTAATGTGCTTTTATGTCAACTCATAAATTCTTCATTATTAGTAACATTTCCGAATGGTAAAATGCACAATTCACAGTTTTATTTAGACTGTTGCATAATAGCCACAGTTCAAAGGAATTTAAAATTCAGggtgtttttttctaaataaaaaacaggGGGAATGTCCAATTAATCCGCTTAGTTTTTTCCCTTTGGTTTCCATTAGTTGGAAAAAGATATGccacaacaaaagcctaattgttaAATAAGACAGGGTTCACCCAGTGGTGGGCCCTCAGGGTCCGCAAGGTTTATCGGCGGGCCTGAAAAATATCTGATTCATAGACTGATCCGAAATATAATATGTTcatgaataattattaaataattctgaATTCCGAATCATGTTCCGATTGggttttcatattgaaacatttaatcaatcacatttcagaTGGAGCAAGaatgaaggcctaggtgtgaaatgcatggcccgccactgggttcACCACACtgtgaatgaatataaaaacacatttgtttgcTTAATATACCTAATCACCTTTTTCCTGTTGACATGAaagcaaaaataatataatCGGGCATTGGCTCCAGTAATTTTGAGTGAAGCCATGTTCGAATCAGAGCAATGCCTAAGCTGCCAAATGACAGTCATCATCTAAAGCCATGCTTCCAATGTTATCATAGATGAGATGCCTTCAAGACATACAAACATCTGACCATCTACCATTGAGATTCCAACATCTAAATTACTACTCAGATTTCGATTGCAGACTCTCACTATAGGTGACTTCACATTAACTACTGTGGGCTATACTATAAATATCGCAAGAAATACTTCAAGTCTTGAATTGCAGACACTTTGTTGGCACCAATTCAGAAATATTCCTGGTAGTAGACCTCCCATTTCCTTAGCTTTGTCAAAGATACCAGTGACTTTCAAGGTCTCCAATCTTGATCTTGAATGAACAGTTGTAATTCTTCTGCTTATTTGCTTAAGCTCTTTACGGCCAAGAACGTACTGCTGTTTCAACTTGAAACctactttttgattttttttcacgagATGCCACCTATTACTCCTACTTTTTCGTTGCACTCTAAGTGTCCAAGTCATTTACACCGTAAATTAAAGAGTGTTGAGGTGGTAATGAGACATTTTGCAAACAAGTTAGGTATTCCTGGTGGCTGAGTAATTAgggtgtcggcttcacagttctggggacgCAGGTTTGAtcgtggagtttgtatgtttgccccaggcttgcgtgggttttctctgggttctccagtttcctcccgcattccagcAGCAAGTGCTTGTTTGAACTGCCTGTATAACATGTTCCACAAGTTAAGATAaaagttagcctatcttactaGGATAGAGGATTAGCGACTGCCCAGAATTTCGCATTAATGTAAGTCATTTGATGATGATGGTCATGTTATTTCAAACATTCGCGACACGTGAAGACGACAGTGTTTATGGACTTAAATACGATCTCTTCGGGACAAATCAGTAACTTTCTGGTGCTGAACAAAAACACAAGCTAATTGAGTTAAAATAGTTTACTGTTGGGTCCCTTACCACTTTGTCTGCACAGAGTGACTGAACAAATAATATGAGTGGATCAGGACACACTGTATTTGATCAGACGTCTTTGTTTGTTCTGCATCAATTCATAATTGAAcatgaatcatttaaaaaaaaatctaaaccagACCATGAAAATATATACTTGACATTATGCATAATGTACACCACATATACTACAAGCTTAATGTCACCAACAATCACAAGTTTTTGTCCTCGAACCAGATGTGTCTTGTTTTCTTTCAGACTACTTGAAAGGTAAAGAGCTAAGCTAAACATTATCTTAATGTTcctgtaaattatatttcagatcttgtcatttttattgtgtTGAGTGACCTGGTTGCCATGCGATACGAAGGCTCAACACAACCAGTTGCTTCTCTATTTGTGTCCAACAGCAGTGCAAGCTTCAGGTTGCTTCCTAATCACCTCTCATTCAATTTCACAAAACAGTTACTTGTCCATGGCTCGACCTTTGGTGATGTCGAACATTCAAAAGGTTTTTTGAGCATAAATATTGAATATTAACATTTACAATTGACAAAACGGACTAATTTCTAAGCAGAACTGTTAAGAAAAGTTATTCAAAACCCACCTCTCACCAAAGACGAATCATTTAGAGATGTCTGCCAATATTTGGTTGGATAGTAAATTTATATAATGGCATTTTGTTTTCTATAAAATCACAACTTATAACAATCTAACACATAGGTGTCATAACCAGCCCTCAATAGCCGCAGTAGGTGCGAGTTTTCATTCCACCAGATAAAAgcggatatattttttaaaatctggtatcttaaaagtgtaatcagaTGATTGCAGTcgggtgctgcttgtttcagaagaaaccttattggttaaactgtaTGTGGTAGATCAGTGGgaagaaaaacctgcacccactgcaggcgggtctttgtggaatagtttggagaccccgaTCTAACATGTTACTGATTTCGCCAAAAGAGGTTAATCAGTTTTTTGGTTTGAATCAAATTTGTGAATTGCCACATATCTCTCATCTCAGAGAGAGATTAAACGTGGCGATGTGAATCACTGAGTTTAAGTGGGTGTATGCGTGGCTCGCAATGTGAGTGGGTGCATGTATGCAAGAACAGTGTGCTACATAAATGGGGGAGCGAGAAATTTGTTATGGCGAAAGTTGATATGGGGAAAATAAAGTAAGTCATTCCATGTTTTACTTTGTGAGTGAAATGTATTCAACTACTGGGTGAGACTAGTTTCGTAAATCGGAacggtcatttgcatatcaaagtgtttcgtaacctgaaaattttgtatttaaaggcaaaagaggtatcactgtattcattcatttcattttcattatccTCATAAGGTTCACGTGGGTGCAGGAGCCTAGGCGCgatacaccctaaattggtaccagccaatcacggggcacaaggagacggacaagcattcatgcaacctaggggcaatttagagtgttcaaccagcctaggatgcatgtttttgggatgtgggaggaaaccagagtacctggagaaaactcaacgcaggcccggggggaaCAGGCAAACTACACacgggaaggtcggaacccaccgaaGATTGAACCCCCGATCTCGGAACTGAGAGGTGGGCATGCTAATAACTCTGCTACTGGGCCGCGACATCCGAACTACAACTAGGAACCAAATCTGATAGAAATACAGAGTGAAAGGGAAAGAAAGAGGAAACTTGGCTTATGTTGGAGTAGTTTGAGTACAGCTGAGAGAGGGGTCATGTCTCCCGAGAGAGATTGAAACAGGCTATTTCTGGAATGGCCGGCCCGTCTCCTCTCACATACAATCATGCATCAACCCCGTTCCTCACCATCTCTACTAACTCTTGTCTGCCATCGACACCGAGGCCTAATTTTACAGTCCCCATCAGGACTTTTTTGAACACTCACATCAATGATGCTCATGTTCACGGATGGAAGGTGCGAGGTAAGCCTGGTGGGAGTCGCAGAGAGCCATGCAGGAGAAAATGGCTGCACTGCTTGTTGTCCCCTCATTTCTTCCGCGAGACATTTTGCTGGTGTTGGAGTGTGCTCACAACGCCGCAGGAAGACAAATGAGGGTGTGAACTGTGTGTAATGGTATTAGCATGCGACATCAGCAGAAATGCTAAGTGACTTATTACCAAAGGTAAACCAAGTGGAGGAAACATCTGTTATGTCAAAACTACAAACAATCACACAttgaacataaaaataaaaaagtgacaaTTGTTTTGTCCCTCTATATTGCCTATTCTGCATGTCTGGATTATGTTTCATATTACTTGTGTGAGCCAGGACAAGCACCCAATCAAACCCTTGCCAGCACTCTATCCATCAATCGTGTCACTCATCACAATTATGAGATGAGCAGCAATGCTGCAGAGCAGGTGGTGGTCCATTGCCATgtgtaaaatgaaaagaaagtcaAACCTCGTCCCTTCAACCACACAAATTGGTCATAATCGTTAATTAGGtatcattaaaatacatttccgTACACCTACAGATGTTTTTATCTTCAAATGTTCACCCCTAGGCTTAGTGGagaaagtattttaaaaatgcttgcATTTAACTGAAAAACTAATTTGCATTTATGCAAGTAAAATGGGTCACAACTACCCGCACCATACTGCTGTGTTGTCATATTTCTGTTCAATAAATGTCTGACTAATTTTTTCATCAATAAACAGTCACGCTTGactgttaattatttttatgtagAAAATGATGAtttaggtcaggggtgtcagactcgggttggttcgcgggccgctttaacgtcaacttgatttcatgtgggccggaccattttagatataatatttagatttttttaatataaatggattaaaatccctgaatattcagttttttatagatctaaaacaatgtttattttatatatttttagattttacaaaatgatttttgaactaaaaacacagaaaaaatggattaaatattacaattattgatttaaaagggggaaaatcaggaaatgtaatatacatctatactcttcattttaatttgatcctaaaacagaaagtcggcacttgtgatttactttcccgggccacacaaaatgatgcggcgggccatatttggcccccgggccgccactttgacaatgtGATTTAGGTGCATAATCTGTCTAAACAAGTCTTTACGTTTCTGagtttgtattcattttgttcaaatcatctttttttgaGTTGCACCACATACTTTAAATTCAAAGCAATAATTGAATTCCAGATTTTGACAACACAGAGGACACTGCAACACAGAAACGATATACTTTTGA
The nucleotide sequence above comes from Stigmatopora argus isolate UIUO_Sarg chromosome 22, RoL_Sarg_1.0, whole genome shotgun sequence. Encoded proteins:
- the nova1 gene encoding RNA-binding protein Nova-1 isoform X1, translated to MTTITRAPLITADQTKWLKNEGKMMAGGGEAAMDHNGIYSTGNLHNMQPSHLEVDNSDSRKRPLETPAEETSCIKRTNTVEEGEYFLKVLIPSYAAGSIIGKGGQTIVQLQKETGATIKLSKSKDFYPGTTERVCLIQGTVEALNGVHNFIAEKVREMPQSAQKPEPVSILQPQTTVNPDRIKQAKLIVPNSTAGLIIGKGGATVKAVMEQSGAWVQLSQKPEGINLQERVVTISGEPEQNRKAVEIIVQKIQEDPQSSSCLNISYSNVSGPVANSNPTGSPYANTAEVMPNAAAAAATASSLLGQAGLTGMGAFPATMSSFSGNDLLAITSALNTLASYGYNTNTLGLGLNPAAASGVLAAVAASANPAAAAAANLLASYASDASGSAGHPVTGLGGFSLGSLAAATGASNGYLNASSPLMASSLLATEKLTDGAKDVVEIAVPENLVGAILGKGGKTLVEYQELTGARIQISKKGEFIPGTRNRKVTITGSPAATQAAQYLISQRITYEQGVRATNPQKVG
- the nova1 gene encoding RNA-binding protein Nova-1 isoform X2; the encoded protein is MMAGGGEAAMDHNGIYSTGNLHNMQPSHLEVDNSDSRKRPLETPAEETSCIKRTNTVEEGEYFLKVLIPSYAAGSIIGKGGQTIVQLQKETGATIKLSKSKDFYPGTTERVCLIQGTVEALNGVHNFIAEKVREMPQSAQKPEPVSILQPQTTVNPDRIKQAKLIVPNSTAGLIIGKGGATVKAVMEQSGAWVQLSQKPEGINLQERVVTISGEPEQNRKAVEIIVQKIQEDPQSSSCLNISYSNVSGPVANSNPTGSPYANTAEVMPNAAAAAATASSLLGQAGLTGMGAFPATMSSFSGNDLLAITSALNTLASYGYNTNTLGLGLNPAAASGVLAAVAASANPAAAAAANLLASYASDASGSAGHPVTGLGGFSLGSLAAATGASNGYLNASSPLMASSLLATEKLTDGAKDVVEIAVPENLVGAILGKGGKTLVEYQELTGARIQISKKGEFIPGTRNRKVTITGSPAATQAAQYLISQRITYEQGVRATNPQKVG
- the nova1 gene encoding RNA-binding protein Nova-1 isoform X3, which codes for MEEGEYFLKVLIPSYAAGSIIGKGGQTIVQLQKETGATIKLSKSKDFYPGTTERVCLIQGTVEALNGVHNFIAEKVREMPQSAQKPEPVSILQPQTTVNPDRIKQAKLIVPNSTAGLIIGKGGATVKAVMEQSGAWVQLSQKPEGINLQERVVTISGEPEQNRKAVEIIVQKIQEDPQSSSCLNISYSNVSGPVANSNPTGSPYANTAEVMPNAAAAAATASSLLGQAGLTGMGAFPATMSSFSGNDLLAITSALNTLASYGYNTNTLGLGLNPAAASGVLAAVAASANPAAAAAANLLASYASDASGSAGHPVTGLGGFSLGSLAAATGASNGYLNASSPLMASSLLATEKLTDGAKDVVEIAVPENLVGAILGKGGKTLVEYQELTGARIQISKKGEFIPGTRNRKVTITGSPAATQAAQYLISQRITYEQGVRATNPQKVG